Proteins encoded by one window of Amaranthus tricolor cultivar Red isolate AtriRed21 chromosome 4, ASM2621246v1, whole genome shotgun sequence:
- the LOC130810349 gene encoding transcription factor RSL3-like has translation MGAFLDGEWESISKLFTVEESPNLYADFLEYYSPESEQDENNPANSFSKDILFQENKNYPNNNSNNNDCFLPDILSCIDFSNLNGEIDASLGLSFPQNNDFHNINNNNDNSNDNNSMNVLLSNVIKSASKRKRDLRVVEDDQEEMNMMEKPSKKNARVSQNGLKGKRKANQKSEEDMKANVYIKESNEIADSNSDDSNAGCVSEEMNENADSNSNTTLSLTSTGKKRASRGAATDPQSLYARKRRMRINERLRILQSLVPNGTKVDISTMLEEAFHYVKFLQLQIRLLSSDDLWMYAPLAYNGLDVGAYRRMSPFIDHL, from the exons atggggGCTTTTCTTGATGGAGAATGGGAATCCATAAGTAAACTCTTTACAGTTGAAGAGTCCCCTAATCTTTATGCTGATTTTTTGGAATATTATTCACCAGAAAGTGAGCAAGATGAAAATAATCCTGCTAATTCTTTTTCTAAAGATATATTGTtccaagaaaataaaaattatcctaataataatagtaataataatgattgttTTCTTCCTGATATATTATCTTGCATTGATTTCTCTAATTTAAATGGAGAAATTGATGCCTCATTAGGCCTttcatttccacaaaataatgattttcataatattaataacaataatgacaatAGTAACGATAATAATTCTATGAATGTGTTATTATCCAATGTCATTAAGTCGGCTTCAAAAAGAAAGCGCGATTTAAGAGTTGTTGAAGATGATCAAGAAGAGATGAATATGATGGAAAAACCTTCTAAAAAGAATGCTAGAGTTTCCCAAAAT GGTTTGAAGGGGAAAAGGAAGGCAAATCAGAAAAGTGAGGAAGACATGAAAGCAAATGTGTATATAAAAGAGAGTAATGAAATTGCAGATTCAAACTCAGATGATTCAAATGCTGGTTGTGTTTCTGAAGAAATGAATGAAAATGCAGATTCTAATTCTAACACAACACTTTCTCTTACCTCTACTGGTAAGAAAAGAGCTAGCAGAGGCGCTGCAACTGATCCTCAAAGCCTCTATGCAAGG aaGAGAAGAATGAGAATTAATGAGAGATTAAGAATCTTACAGAGCCTTGTACCTAATGGAACTAAG GTGGATATTAGTACAATGCTTGAAGAGGCATTTCATTATGTCAAGTTTTTGCAGCTTCAAATCAGG CTATTGAGCTCAGATGATCTATGGATGTATGCTCCTCTTGCTTACAATGGACTTGATGTTGGAGCTTATAGAAGAATGTCTCCTTTCATTGATCATCTCTAA
- the LOC130810950 gene encoding transcription factor RSL3-like, translating to MEEVAQMLDGHDICMINQTNFESLDYAFSSGLDHVLGNVHQGLVEDDESLNYLGSSYTPLVTQDNLEEAPPKKKARLYKDNRGKKSIEFRKEKEENESNSKSEGEILEDESKTTQESNEPKSWASKETCKGKKRASRGAATDPQSLYARRRREKINERLRILQNLIPNGTKVDISTMLEEASHYVKFLQLQIQLLSSDELWMYAPIAYNGVDITHYKRISPFLLS from the exons ATGGAAGAGGTTGCACAGATGCTTGACGGAC ATGACATTTGTATGATAaaccaaacaaattttgagtcATTGGATTACGCTTTTTCTAGTGGTTTAGATCATGTTTTAGGCAATGTTCATCAAGGATTAGTTGAAGATGATGAATCACTCAATTATCTTGGATCATCATATACGCCATTGGTGACTCAAGACAACCTTGAGGAGGCTCCACCTAAGAAAAAAGCTAGGCTATacaaagataat AGAGGTAAGAAAAGCATTGAatttagaaaagaaaaggaGGAAAATGAAAGTAATAGCAAGAGTGAAGGGGAAATTTTAGAAGATGAATCAAAAACTACTCAAGAAAGCAATGAACCAAAAAGTTGGGCATCAAAAGAAACTTGTAAAGGAAAGAAAAGAGCAAGCAGGGGTGCAGCTACTGACCCTCAAAGCCTTTATGCTAGG AGACGAAGGGAGAAAATAAATGAGAGATTAAGAATCTTACAAAACCTTATCCCTAACGGAACAAag GTGGACATTAGCACAATGCTAGAAGAGGCTTCTCATTATGTTAAGTTTTTACAGCTTCAAATCCAG TTGTTGAGCTCAGATGAGTTATGGATGTATGCGCCTATTGCATATAATGGAGTTGATATCACTCACTACAAGCGAATCTCCCCGTTTCTGCTTTCTTGA
- the LOC130811189 gene encoding uncharacterized protein LOC130811189 — MASTEQPPKKRKLYEAPPPPPPPPPTQPPPQPPPPPPPPQTPPQLSHDEILRRRRNQDEIRNVYENYKTIKRCISSGNDPRHMPELEQAYLSLISASRGCASVQRILSEFIPRYGSFCPTALEAAAQVVINMHNWSVPVISRGEDADGVLFETAQNCVSGLVDICCIASKEAPTSSVIQGICSAVFLNAVTFFASSVDGKDIFQIIDKEGLRMQASAEMYNLLKQRILEEEASSLFKLLKFRALSCLRIFFLCPKDVLAACFELFNTRSADGICREGTYFLAQLCCAVNTDDYSYSSMNGDNVQSEDCTGCKGSFDLKKDEKSAGDKAIGNKKGLLKSCLLGMLLHRDPSLNKWIFSRYLRLQKSASSDSVSQVTSAFQGVFESFTQQVREATENSDGEGSDPSTYLSKQYLVSGTSNQHRILCEASGKDLSLHIHDKPYKHELPNNNSEKFLRRHSSMDRSINCSNYDNGIIGSPLSGKTTQIKIDPFQQRDQAALLEKNQAMNVNAMKFSSGPAVNVFGSNVSLPYSPASNQIIWFSDGDPAAMDVFSASRQLWVGCLSPDTSESAVRFELEKFGPVDNFSFFIIKGFALVEYKSLIDAIKARECLRKYSPWGYSIRVKFVDIGLGTRGAVNGVAIGSSCHVYVGNLYNQWMKDGIMREIMKVICRGPRQVTELSSEAALLLEFETPEEAANAMACIRQFRKGTNNFAATGAVDAPRSCPNLWNVGAAPVSNAFGMCNSAGSPHSQTAGSPSNRMHNATFPFTMKSEGIPPEFSSPRTNFENQGMAVRSGQVSQMNMAVNGSIDIGSGQTWLYRKPDVELQPVGGTMTCIPMVTHGLTNLPPQPIQTSPYVQPVYPPPTSSWDALGFSYHMLLTNVHSNSVPPPFVQASVTPLPQIPGSGIQTYSQVVPQPITPSMPPPQPDIPPPLPPVSMAPPPPCSPPPPPPPPPPPIMDPLPPAAEPSDLTCAVGSTQIPWQGSLSKSGVHYCNVDAHRVDSDTCKYSILISEPAGWPMKLDMTKRTDFRHVKTAFSNTSSSRREVCMLAPSSAADHKGFHDFISYLKQRECAGVIKIPATKSIWARLLFILPCSPEACSMLSIKTNTSDCLITVVLPKETNLESS; from the exons ATGGCTTCGACGGAGCAGCCGCCAAAGAAGCGGAAATTATATGAAGCTCCTCCCCCTCCACCGCCTCCACCGCCGACTCAACCGCCTCCACAGCCTCCTCCTCCTCCACCACCGCCTCAAACTCCGCCACAATTATCTCACGATGAAATTCTTCGAAGGCGGCGAAATCAGGATGAAATTCGCAATGTTTATGAGAATTACAAGACAATCAAGCGCTGTATATCTTCCGGAAATGATCCTCGTCATATGCCCGAGCTTGAGCAAGCATATCTTTCTCTCATCTCCGCTTCTAGAG GTTGTGCAAGTGTTCAGCGCATTTTATCTGAATTTATTCCTCGATATGGATCATTCTGCCCTACAGCGCTTGAAGCTGCTGCTCAAGTTGTAATTAATATGCATAACTGGAGTGTGCCAGTGATAAGTAGAGGGGAGGATGCTGATGGAGTTCTGTTTGAGACTGCTCAGAATTGCGTTAGTGGCTTGGTTGATATCTGCTGTATAGCCTCCAAAGAGGCACCTACATCATCTGTTATTCAAGGCATCTGTTCTGCTGTGTTTCTAAATGCTGTTACCTTCTTTGCATCGTCAGTTGATGGCAaagatatttttcaaattatagatAAAGAAGGCCTACGGATGCAAGCCTCTGCAGAAATGTATAATTTGTTAAAGCAAAGGATTTTAGAAGAAGAAGCATCTTCATTATTTAAACTGTTAAAGTTTCGAGCTTTAAGTTGTCTTAGGATCTTTTTTCTTTGCCCTAAAGATGTACTTGCTGCGTGCTTTGAGCTCTTCAACACTCGTTCAGCAGATGGAATATGTAGAGAAGGAACATACTTTCTTGCTCAGTTGTGCTGTGCAGTCAATACTGATGATTACTCATATTCCTCAATGAATGGAGATAATGTTCAGTCTGAAGATTGCACAGGCTGCAAGGGGTCATTTGAtttgaaaaaggatgagaagtCTGCTGGTGATAAAGCTATTGGAAACAAAAAAGGTTTATTAAAAAGCTGCTTGCTGGGAATG cTTCTTCACAGAGATCCTTCCTTAAATAAGTGGATATTTTCTAGGTACTTGAGGCTGCAGAAATCAGCATCTTCTGACTCTGTGTCTCAGGTCACTAGTGCTTTTCAAGGTGTTTTTGAATCCTTCACTCAACAAGTTCGAGAAGCTACTGAGAATAGTGATGGAGAAGGTTCAGATCCATCCACTTATCTTAGCAAGCAATATTTGGTCAGTGGGACCTCTAATCAACACAGGATCCTCTGTGAAGCTTCTGGAAAAGATTTGTCTTTGCATATTCATGATAAACCCTACAAGCATGAGTTACCAAACAATAATTCAGAGAAGTTTTTGAGACGCCATAGCTCCATGGATCGTTCAATCAATTGCTCTAATTATGATAATGGCATAATTGGTTCACCCTTATCAGGaaaaacaactcaaattaagaTTGATCCTTTTCAACAGCGAGATCAGGCTGCACTACTTGAGAAAAATCAAGCTATGAATGTAAATGCCATGAAATTCTCTAGTGGTCCGGCAGTAAATGTTTTTGGAAGCAATGTATCATTACCTTACTCACCTGCATCAAATCAAATCATTTGGTTTTCAGATGGAGACCCTGCTGCAATGGATGTTTTTTCTGCTTCTAGACAACTTTGGGTTGGCTGTTTGTCTCCTGACACATCTGAGTCTGCAGTAAGGTTTGAACTTGAGAAATTTGGCCCTGTagataatttctctttttttataaTCAAGGGATTTGCGCTTGTTGAGTATAAAAGCCTTATTGATGCCATCAAGGCTAGGGAATGTTTGCGAAAGTATTCTCCCTGGGGTTATTCGATTCGTGTGAAATTCGTCGATATTGGGTTAGGAACAAGAGGGGCCGTGAACGGTGTGGCTATTGGCTCAAGTTGTCATGTATATGTTGGAAATTTATATAACCAATGGATGAAGGATGGGATTATGCGTGAAATTATGAAGGTGATTTGTAGAGGGCCTCGTCAAGTTACTGAACTCAGCAGTGAAGCTGCATTGCTTTTGGAGTTTGAGACTCCTGAAGAAGCTGCCAATGCAATGGCATGCATAAGGCAGTTTCGTAAAGGGACAAACAATTTCGCAGCAACGGGTGCTGTTGATGCGCCAAGATCTTGTCCTAATTTGTGGAATGTTGGTGCTGCTCCTGTCAGCAATGCCTTTGGAATGTGCAACTCAGCTGGTTCCCCTCATAGCCAAACAGCTGGAAGCCCATCAAACAG GATGCATAATGCTACTTTTCCTTTTACGATGAAATCGGAAGGGATACCTCCAGAATTTTCCTCACCTAGAACTAATTTTGAGAATCAGGGAATGGCTGTACGAAGTGGGCAAGTATCACAGATGAATATGGCTGTCAATGGTTCCATAGATATTG GATCAGGACAGACATGGTTATACAGGAAGCCAGATGTGGAATTGCAACCTGTAGGAGGAACTATGACTTGCATTCCTATGGTAACTCACGGATTAACAAATTTACCACCTCAACCTATTCAAACTTCACCGTACGTCCAACCTGTTTATCCACCACCAACTAGTTCTTGGGATGCGCTTGGTTTCAGCTATCACATGCTGCTTACTAATGTACATAGTAACTCCGTTCCTCCACCTTTTGTTCAAGCTTCAGTGACACCGTTGCCACAGATTCCAGGAAGTGGTATTCAGACATATAGTCAAGTAGTACCACAGCCGATTACACCATCAATGCCACCACCTCAACCTGATATACCACCCCCTTTACCCCCTGTTTCCATGGCCCCACCTCCTCCTTGTTCACCTCCCCCACCTCCCCCGCCTCCCCCACCTCCTATCATGGACCCACTCCCCCCTGCCGCTGAACCTTCCGATTTGACCTGTGCAGTAGGGTCTACGCAGATTCCGTGGCAGGGTTCATTATCAAAAAGTGGAGTTCATTATTGTAATGTTGATGCGCATAGGGTTGATTCAGATACATGTAAATATTCAATACTCATTTCAGAGCCTGCTGG GTGGCCAATGAAATTGGACATGACAAAACGGACAGATTTTCGCCATGTTAAAACTGCATTCTCCAACACCTCATCTTCCAGA AGGGAGGTATGCATGCTTGCACCATCTTCAGCTGCTGATCATAAAGGA TTTCATGACTTTATCTCGTATCTGAAGCAGAGAGAATGCGCTGGCGTTATTAAGATCCCAGCCACAAAATCCATATGGGCAAGACTGCTTTTCATTCTCCCATGCTCACCTGAGGCTTGTTCAATGCTCTCTATAAAAACAAACACCTCTGATTGCCTTATCACTGTGGTTTTGCCAAAGGAAACAAATTTGGAATCTTCGTAG